A region from the uncultured Holophaga sp. genome encodes:
- a CDS encoding GPW/gp25 family protein has translation MDLPTAPYWQFALGSLGDVLTGTDELAQALKILLNTPVGSVPLNPEFGCDILQHMDRPGPGAVAAIIREVSQAVAKWEPRITLSAVKVQEMTSDGAVTLALTWTPAESSSSSSSSSSSSSSSSTTEVSVTGDYVPTSAVGAPGGVAPLNASALVPDEYLSISISGEVDGGEL, from the coding sequence ATGGACCTTCCGACCGCTCCGTACTGGCAGTTCGCCCTGGGATCCCTGGGCGATGTGCTGACGGGCACCGATGAGCTGGCGCAAGCCCTGAAGATCCTGCTGAACACCCCTGTGGGATCGGTGCCCCTGAATCCTGAGTTCGGCTGCGACATCCTGCAGCACATGGACCGTCCCGGCCCTGGCGCGGTGGCGGCCATCATCCGGGAGGTCTCCCAGGCTGTGGCCAAGTGGGAGCCCCGGATCACCCTCTCTGCCGTAAAGGTCCAGGAGATGACCTCCGATGGGGCGGTGACTCTGGCACTCACCTGGACCCCTGCAGAGAGCAGCAGCTCCTCCAGCAGCTCCTCCAGCAGCTCATCCTCGAGCTCGACCACTGAAGTGAGCGTCACCGGGGACTACGTGCCGACCTCTGCGGTGGGGGCCCCTGGGGGCGTCGCCCCGCTCAACGCCTCGGCCCTGGTGCCGGACGAGTATCTCTCCATCAGCATCTCCGGCGAGGTGGACGGAGGTGAGCTGTGA
- a CDS encoding xanthine phosphoribosyltransferase, which yields MQELKDRILAEGVVIGGSALKVDSFLNHQLDPAFTLRMGQELAELFKGQGITKVLTVEASGIAIALAAALPLGVPVVFAKKKAAITQDGETYSAEVFSFTRRESVRVAVTKRFLSPEDVVLVVDDFLAHGEALKGLVAIVAQAGATLAGAGIVIEKRFQGGGAALRARGIRIESLAVIETMEDGGIHFA from the coding sequence ATGCAGGAACTGAAGGATCGCATTCTCGCCGAAGGCGTCGTCATCGGCGGCTCGGCCCTCAAGGTCGACTCCTTCCTCAATCATCAGCTGGACCCCGCCTTTACGCTCCGCATGGGGCAGGAGCTGGCTGAGCTCTTCAAGGGACAGGGGATCACCAAGGTCCTGACTGTGGAGGCCTCCGGCATCGCCATCGCCCTGGCTGCGGCCCTGCCGCTGGGGGTGCCGGTGGTCTTCGCCAAGAAGAAGGCGGCCATCACCCAGGATGGCGAGACCTATTCCGCCGAGGTCTTCTCCTTCACCCGTCGGGAGTCCGTGCGGGTGGCGGTGACCAAACGCTTCCTGTCTCCGGAGGATGTGGTTCTGGTCGTGGATGACTTCCTGGCCCACGGAGAGGCCCTCAAGGGTCTGGTGGCCATCGTTGCCCAGGCCGGCGCCACCCTGGCTGGAGCCGGTATCGTCATCGAGAAGCGCTTCCAGGGGGGCGGGGCCGCCCTGCGGGCCCGCGGCATCCGGATCGAGTCCCTGGCGGTCATCGAGACGATGGAGGATGGCGGCATCCACTTCGCCTGA
- a CDS encoding acyl-CoA thioesterase, producing the protein MGGRDYKSTSLTVLMSPEMANFSGHVHGGAILRLLDQVAYACASRYSGCYVVTVSVDQVTFREPVHVGELVTFLASINYTGTKSMEVGIRVEAENIRARSSRHVITCYFTMVAVDEEGCPLPVPRLVPEGADEQRRWAAAVIRRDFRREVERQGREIRELARTGQPRD; encoded by the coding sequence ATGGGCGGGCGAGACTACAAGAGCACCAGCCTGACCGTCCTCATGAGCCCCGAGATGGCCAACTTCTCCGGGCATGTCCATGGCGGGGCCATCCTCCGCCTCCTCGACCAGGTGGCCTACGCCTGCGCCTCCCGCTACTCCGGTTGCTATGTGGTGACCGTCTCCGTGGACCAGGTGACCTTCCGGGAACCGGTGCACGTGGGGGAGCTGGTGACCTTCCTCGCTTCGATCAACTACACCGGGACCAAGTCCATGGAAGTGGGCATCCGCGTAGAGGCCGAGAACATCCGGGCCCGCTCCAGCCGGCATGTCATCACCTGCTACTTCACCATGGTGGCGGTGGACGAGGAGGGATGTCCCCTTCCTGTCCCCAGGTTGGTTCCCGAGGGGGCTGATGAACAGCGCCGCTGGGCCGCAGCGGTAATCCGCCGCGACTTCAGGCGGGAGGTGGAGCGGCAGGGCCGGGAGATACGTGAGCTGGCCCGGACCGGGCAGCCCCGGGACTGA
- a CDS encoding phage tail protein I → MSSLIPPSIRDDRSLAVEAVLARLDALPVTGVLASLYDPASCPEAALPLLAHQFGILDQGWALASSVEARREMVANALPLQAKRGTPWSMKQALAAIGWPGMTIQERTNTWAHFKVSQPLSGQALTALDLSRIKAVIEAWKPARCVLDSLDLGVSISSSVEASGPRYDGTYVYDGAINYDSLVLATIAYVRVGDGSSSVDISSLTITSTPTQTVVSFEIDIDTANGLTLNHYALYTEADVLVASTTTVDVVKTSDVTLAVVWTLNLI, encoded by the coding sequence ATGAGTAGCCTGATTCCCCCCAGCATCCGGGACGACCGGTCCCTCGCCGTGGAGGCCGTCCTGGCCCGCCTGGACGCCCTGCCGGTGACTGGGGTGCTGGCCTCCCTCTACGACCCGGCGAGCTGCCCGGAAGCGGCCCTCCCCCTCCTGGCCCACCAGTTCGGGATCCTGGACCAGGGGTGGGCCCTGGCTTCCTCGGTGGAGGCCCGCCGGGAGATGGTGGCCAATGCGCTCCCCCTCCAGGCGAAGCGCGGCACGCCCTGGTCCATGAAGCAGGCCCTAGCTGCCATCGGTTGGCCGGGCATGACCATCCAGGAGCGGACCAACACATGGGCACACTTCAAGGTCTCCCAGCCGCTCTCAGGGCAGGCCCTCACCGCCCTGGATCTCTCCCGGATCAAGGCCGTCATCGAGGCATGGAAGCCTGCCAGGTGTGTCCTGGATTCCCTGGATCTTGGCGTGTCCATCTCCTCCTCGGTGGAGGCCAGCGGCCCCCGCTATGACGGGACCTATGTCTACGATGGCGCCATCAACTATGACTCCCTGGTGTTGGCGACCATCGCCTACGTACGGGTGGGGGATGGCTCCAGCAGCGTGGACATCAGCAGCCTGACGATCACCTCCACCCCCACCCAGACCGTGGTGTCCTTCGAGATCGACATCGACACCGCCAATGGTCTGACCCTCAACCACTACGCCCTCTACACCGAGGCAGACGTCCTGGTCGCCAGCACCACCACCGTGGATGTGGTGAAGACCAGCGATGTCACCTTGGCCGTGGTGTGGACCCTGAACCTGATCTAG
- a CDS encoding phage tail protein translates to MSWGSLGDLVFETIAGPLDEAYKWAMDVAEHPVAGRKARLQVVGPKLQELTLRIRLHTSINSSPELDLRVLKDSMEAGEVLDLVIGELPDQGLWAGQWLLTSLDLAAIERWPGGLIRNTEVTLTLKEWVAPSDLTVSQRKAVKPKGGTISPAVTASGAK, encoded by the coding sequence ATGAGTTGGGGATCCCTGGGGGACTTGGTCTTCGAGACCATCGCGGGCCCGCTGGACGAGGCCTACAAGTGGGCCATGGATGTGGCCGAGCATCCGGTCGCAGGGAGGAAGGCCCGCCTTCAAGTCGTGGGGCCCAAGCTCCAGGAACTCACGCTCCGAATCCGCCTGCACACCAGTATCAACTCCAGCCCTGAGCTGGACCTGCGGGTTCTGAAGGACTCCATGGAGGCGGGGGAGGTGCTGGACCTGGTCATCGGAGAGCTTCCTGACCAGGGCCTCTGGGCAGGGCAATGGCTGCTGACCTCCCTCGATCTGGCTGCCATAGAGCGTTGGCCGGGGGGGCTCATCCGCAACACGGAGGTCACCCTGACCTTGAAGGAGTGGGTGGCCCCCTCTGACCTGACGGTATCCCAGCGGAAGGCGGTCAAGCCCAAGGGCGGGACGATCTCCCCAGCCGTCACAGCATCCGGAGCGAAGTGA
- a CDS encoding glycosyl hydrolase 108 family protein, which yields MADIVKALPFILAHEGGWADDPDDPGGATMRGVTLAVFLGYGRDHGLQGLDIDGDGDLDKIDLRNITPQKLSDIYRTGYWRFDGLTSQAVATKVFDLAVNMGLRPAIRMAQAACGARVDGEYGSQTEAALNAADPDRVMDSLCCSASARYQAIVASRPASRKFLQGWLRRAAEVPR from the coding sequence ATGGCTGACATCGTGAAAGCCCTCCCCTTCATCCTGGCCCACGAAGGCGGCTGGGCCGATGACCCGGACGACCCGGGCGGGGCCACCATGCGGGGGGTCACCCTGGCGGTGTTCCTCGGCTATGGCCGGGACCACGGCCTCCAGGGGCTGGACATTGATGGGGATGGGGATCTGGACAAGATCGACCTCCGGAACATCACCCCCCAGAAGCTCTCTGACATCTACCGGACCGGATACTGGCGCTTCGACGGACTGACGTCCCAGGCTGTGGCCACGAAGGTCTTCGACCTGGCCGTGAACATGGGCCTGCGCCCCGCCATTCGGATGGCCCAGGCTGCCTGTGGCGCCCGGGTGGACGGTGAGTATGGCTCCCAGACCGAGGCGGCCCTGAACGCCGCCGACCCTGACCGGGTGATGGACTCCCTCTGCTGCTCTGCATCTGCCCGGTATCAGGCCATCGTGGCGAGCCGACCCGCCTCCAGGAAGTTCCTCCAGGGCTGGCTCCGCCGCGCTGCGGAGGTGCCCCGATGA
- a CDS encoding phage baseplate assembly protein V, producing the protein MSAPEQAAPTWRRGLVTAVAGHQVRVKFPDLDGMISGLLPVASLVTLGARVWAMPRVGAQVVVLLDENGEDGVVLGGVYSTADPAPSCSAEAIHAELEDGTAVTLQTGKVVVDTPGDVEAQAGGTATLKATKVILDAPLVQATQVLQVDGVIQANGGITTSSGGAVPGSLTMGGDVVGGTISLQGHTHTAQGSTAETTTAH; encoded by the coding sequence ATGTCAGCTCCTGAGCAAGCCGCTCCCACCTGGAGGCGAGGGCTGGTCACTGCCGTGGCCGGCCACCAGGTGCGGGTGAAGTTCCCTGACCTGGACGGCATGATCTCCGGCCTGCTCCCGGTGGCCTCCTTGGTCACCCTCGGGGCCCGTGTCTGGGCCATGCCCCGGGTGGGCGCCCAGGTGGTGGTGCTCCTGGATGAGAACGGGGAGGATGGGGTAGTCCTGGGCGGGGTCTATTCCACGGCAGATCCGGCCCCGAGCTGCTCTGCAGAGGCGATCCATGCGGAGCTGGAGGATGGCACCGCCGTCACCCTGCAGACCGGGAAGGTGGTGGTGGACACCCCGGGCGACGTGGAGGCGCAGGCCGGGGGCACGGCCACCCTGAAGGCCACAAAGGTAATCCTGGATGCCCCCTTGGTCCAGGCCACTCAGGTGCTGCAGGTTGATGGTGTAATCCAGGCCAATGGGGGCATCACCACCTCCTCCGGCGGAGCAGTTCCGGGATCCCTGACAATGGGCGGGGATGTGGTGGGCGGAACCATCAGCCTGCAGGGCCACACCCACACCGCCCAGGGCAGCACAGCAGAAACCACCACGGCGCATTGA
- a CDS encoding contractile injection system protein, VgrG/Pvc8 family, with protein sequence MLADRPIVKIYVNHRDATGDFTPFLTSLTFTDHMDGEADGLELTLEDVDQRWVRGWYPVKGSTIQAWIGYEGGPLLSCGEFQVDEIEVSGPPDTVTVRAVGDATKKALRTRRSKGYEGASLRTIAQDVASRHGLTLVGTIPDVHWSRVTQHQEADLAFLQRLGSEHGLIFTVKGSSLVFHEIATLEAQSAILTLQRKDVSSWSFRDKVVPSSSSVSFFRGDTKELEVVEVQLADQTHPDKKKSHRRVESKGHARRLAKAALRRHKSYEREGSIALPGNVSLVAGGNVELSGWGVLDGLWLMKSVTHKYDRSGGYATDMEARYVSS encoded by the coding sequence ATGTTGGCAGATCGCCCCATCGTCAAGATCTACGTCAACCACCGGGATGCCACCGGGGACTTCACCCCCTTCCTGACCAGCCTGACCTTCACGGACCACATGGATGGGGAGGCGGATGGCCTCGAGCTCACCCTGGAGGATGTGGATCAACGCTGGGTCAGAGGGTGGTACCCAGTGAAGGGCTCCACCATCCAGGCCTGGATCGGCTACGAGGGCGGCCCGCTCCTCTCCTGCGGGGAATTCCAGGTGGACGAGATTGAGGTGAGCGGCCCCCCAGACACGGTCACCGTACGCGCCGTGGGAGACGCCACCAAGAAGGCCCTCCGAACCAGGCGCAGCAAGGGATACGAGGGTGCGTCCCTTCGGACCATCGCCCAGGATGTGGCCTCCCGTCACGGACTCACCCTGGTGGGGACCATCCCTGATGTGCACTGGTCCAGGGTCACCCAGCACCAGGAGGCCGATCTGGCCTTCCTCCAGCGCCTCGGGTCGGAGCATGGCCTGATCTTCACGGTGAAGGGCTCCAGCTTGGTCTTCCATGAGATCGCCACCCTGGAGGCGCAGAGCGCCATCCTGACCCTGCAGCGCAAGGATGTCTCCAGCTGGTCTTTCCGTGACAAGGTGGTCCCATCCTCCAGTTCTGTGAGCTTCTTCCGGGGCGACACCAAGGAGCTGGAGGTGGTGGAGGTCCAGCTGGCCGACCAGACCCATCCGGACAAGAAGAAGTCCCACCGCAGGGTGGAGAGCAAGGGGCACGCCCGGCGCCTGGCGAAGGCCGCCCTGAGGCGCCACAAATCCTATGAGCGAGAGGGGTCCATCGCCCTCCCTGGCAACGTGTCCCTGGTGGCCGGAGGGAATGTGGAGCTGTCCGGGTGGGGTGTCCTGGATGGTCTCTGGCTCATGAAATCCGTCACCCACAAGTACGACCGGTCCGGAGGCTATGCCACGGACATGGAGGCCCGCTATGTCAGCTCCTGA
- the lpxK gene encoding tetraacyldisaccharide 4'-kinase, with product MSLLRWLTAPLAPLYGLAVKARNRGFDRRPGAIARVEVPVVSVGNLSTGGTGKTPVTLGLVEALAGLGLRAAVISRGYRGKRQVDPMSVDPDSDPAEAGDEPVLMARRLGPGRVVVGRSRHAAALRALSAVPRPDLLLMDDGFQHRALHRDVDLLLLDGVRYWGNGRMLPLGDLREPMSSAARAHALVVTRGSRADRSSVLAWWEAHGSGGPVFWVDFTIGALRRADTGMRLSPADVPGPLLAFCGLGHPEAFYADLLVAGLSWSDTRSFGDHHPVSVKELGELHAHALELGVVGLVCTEKDAVKMGPGHLVGLEIPLWIAEQTVQGLDPLTDFVVERLEMRRSSR from the coding sequence ATGTCCCTGCTGAGATGGCTCACAGCTCCCCTCGCCCCCCTCTATGGTCTGGCGGTGAAGGCCCGCAACCGGGGCTTTGACCGCCGCCCTGGGGCCATCGCCCGGGTGGAGGTGCCGGTGGTGTCCGTGGGGAATCTGAGCACGGGCGGCACCGGGAAGACACCGGTGACTCTCGGACTGGTGGAGGCCCTTGCAGGGCTTGGCCTGCGGGCTGCCGTCATCTCCCGGGGCTATCGGGGGAAGCGCCAGGTGGACCCCATGAGTGTGGACCCCGACTCCGATCCTGCCGAGGCGGGAGATGAGCCGGTCCTGATGGCCCGCCGTCTGGGGCCAGGGCGCGTGGTGGTGGGGCGCAGCCGCCACGCTGCCGCCCTGAGGGCACTCTCGGCCGTTCCCCGGCCAGACCTGTTGCTGATGGATGATGGGTTCCAGCATCGGGCCCTGCACCGGGATGTGGATCTCCTCCTGCTGGATGGTGTCCGGTACTGGGGTAACGGACGGATGCTGCCCTTGGGTGACCTCCGGGAGCCCATGAGCTCTGCGGCCAGGGCCCATGCCCTGGTGGTGACCCGGGGCAGCCGGGCCGATCGGTCCTCGGTCCTCGCCTGGTGGGAGGCCCATGGCTCCGGCGGCCCAGTCTTTTGGGTGGACTTCACCATCGGGGCGCTTCGCCGGGCCGATACCGGAATGCGTCTTTCCCCCGCCGATGTTCCGGGTCCTCTGCTGGCCTTCTGCGGGCTGGGGCATCCCGAGGCCTTCTATGCTGACCTGTTGGTGGCCGGCCTCTCCTGGAGCGACACCCGCTCCTTTGGGGATCATCACCCTGTCTCTGTGAAGGAGTTGGGGGAACTCCATGCCCATGCCCTTGAGCTGGGAGTCGTGGGCCTGGTGTGCACCGAAAAGGATGCCGTCAAGATGGGGCCCGGGCACTTGGTCGGTCTGGAGATCCCTCTGTGGATCGCTGAGCAGACTGTGCAGGGGCTGGATCCCCTGACAGATTTTGTGGTGGAGAGGCTGGAAATGCGCCGGAGCTCCCGTTAG
- a CDS encoding tail protein X, whose amino-acid sequence MASTLTHTTTDGDRWDLLAWEYYGDLDQIPTLTAANPGVSLNPILEAGVSLVVPVIEQADASTPGLPPWRS is encoded by the coding sequence ATGGCCTCGACCCTGACCCACACCACCACTGACGGCGACCGATGGGACCTCCTGGCCTGGGAGTACTACGGCGACCTGGACCAGATCCCCACCCTGACCGCCGCCAACCCCGGCGTCTCCCTTAACCCGATCCTGGAGGCCGGGGTGTCTCTGGTGGTCCCGGTCATTGAGCAGGCGGATGCCAGCACCCCGGGGCTGCCCCCCTGGAGGTCCTGA
- a CDS encoding baseplate J/gp47 family protein: protein MSTPSFLTTTTSTILSEVVSSMESALGKTLYAAQLERILCQVMAYREVLLRLAIQAAAEQNLVDYATGTRLEALGDLVGVSSRKAAEPATVTWRVTLPETSTSDTTISSGWECTDTSGLLWLTTADVTIPAGSLNGDVAAQCEAAGTSGNGLVAGTSFSPLTSAATVVSLDESTGGTAEETDDALRARILAAPFGFSAAGPAKAYYYHALNADASVVDVGVMTGDPGEVLVYPLSQDGMPSAELIATIQEALDSETVRPLCDLVTVAAPTEVAYSIAASITLAATADQDEVMDAVQTAADAYVQDRASALGKDLIGSQIIAKLGSVDGVYKVELSGWTDQVLARSQWANGSVTLTVAGIADE, encoded by the coding sequence GTGAGCACACCCTCCTTCCTCACCACGACCACGTCCACAATCCTCTCTGAGGTGGTCTCCTCCATGGAGTCCGCCCTGGGCAAAACGCTCTACGCGGCCCAGCTGGAGCGGATCCTCTGCCAGGTCATGGCCTATCGGGAGGTGCTGCTGCGCTTGGCGATCCAGGCGGCCGCAGAGCAGAACCTGGTGGACTACGCCACCGGGACCCGCCTCGAGGCCCTGGGGGATCTCGTGGGGGTCTCCAGCCGCAAGGCGGCCGAGCCTGCCACGGTGACTTGGCGCGTGACCCTGCCCGAAACCTCCACCAGCGACACCACAATCAGCAGCGGATGGGAGTGCACCGACACCAGTGGACTCCTCTGGCTGACCACAGCGGATGTAACCATCCCCGCAGGGAGCCTCAACGGGGACGTCGCCGCTCAGTGCGAGGCCGCCGGGACATCGGGCAACGGCCTGGTGGCCGGCACCTCCTTCAGTCCCCTGACCAGCGCCGCGACCGTGGTGAGCCTGGACGAGTCCACCGGTGGCACCGCAGAAGAGACCGATGACGCTCTCCGGGCCAGGATCCTGGCCGCCCCTTTCGGATTCAGCGCAGCTGGCCCCGCGAAGGCCTACTACTACCACGCCCTCAACGCCGATGCCTCGGTGGTGGATGTGGGGGTGATGACCGGCGATCCCGGCGAGGTCCTGGTCTACCCCCTATCTCAGGATGGGATGCCTTCCGCAGAGCTCATCGCCACCATCCAGGAGGCCCTCGACTCGGAGACCGTCCGCCCTCTCTGCGACCTGGTCACGGTCGCTGCCCCCACAGAGGTGGCCTACAGCATCGCAGCCTCCATCACCCTGGCTGCCACCGCAGACCAGGACGAGGTCATGGACGCCGTCCAGACCGCTGCTGACGCCTACGTCCAGGACCGAGCCTCCGCCCTGGGGAAAGACCTCATCGGCTCCCAGATCATCGCCAAGCTCGGATCCGTGGACGGGGTCTACAAGGTGGAGCTTTCCGGATGGACCGACCAGGTGCTGGCCCGGAGCCAGTGGGCCAACGGATCCGTGACTCTCACGGTCGCAGGGATCGCCGATGAGTAG
- the radA gene encoding DNA repair protein RadA, protein MARPSSTYECTACGARYPKPLGKCGNCGAFGSIEELKGALRKGLERARSAYAKGDYTGPVSLLEVELGETQRTATGIDELDRVLGGGFVPGMVVLLGGEPGIGKSTLLLQWAARAPGAVLYASGEESERQIKLRAQRLGAEKPEISLLAETDVRVILETAEAMKPALLMVDSIQTLFDPEFDSSAGSVSQVRGCAQLLARWAKATGTPLVLVGHVTKDGTLAGPKVLEHLVDTVLAFEGDRHHHHRLLRALKNRFGAAFELGVFAMTERGLVAAEGNPFFLETEPRPGCAATVVLNGTRPVVVEIQALVASAGLGIPRRTALGIDGQRLSMLCAVAERRGGVQLHDRDVYVNVAGGLEVEDPAADLAVVAALVSSATSRLLADRCLFLGEVGLTGEVRPVAQLPLRLQEGRRLGFGRAAVPRMSLEPGTGAGLELFPEKGLERIRNKPWLLARAEQTED, encoded by the coding sequence ATGGCCCGTCCATCCTCCACCTATGAATGCACTGCCTGCGGCGCCCGCTACCCCAAGCCCCTGGGGAAGTGCGGCAACTGCGGCGCCTTCGGCAGCATCGAGGAGCTCAAGGGGGCCCTCAGGAAGGGCCTGGAGCGCGCCCGGAGCGCCTACGCCAAGGGCGACTACACCGGACCCGTCTCCCTCCTGGAGGTGGAACTGGGAGAGACCCAGCGGACCGCCACCGGCATTGATGAACTGGACCGGGTCCTGGGCGGCGGCTTCGTGCCCGGCATGGTGGTGCTCCTGGGGGGCGAGCCGGGCATCGGCAAGTCCACCCTGCTCCTCCAGTGGGCCGCCCGGGCCCCGGGCGCAGTCCTCTATGCCTCCGGAGAGGAGAGCGAACGCCAGATCAAGCTGCGTGCCCAGCGGCTGGGAGCCGAGAAGCCCGAGATCAGCCTCCTGGCCGAGACGGATGTCCGGGTCATCCTGGAGACGGCCGAGGCCATGAAGCCCGCCCTCCTCATGGTGGACTCCATCCAGACCCTCTTCGACCCCGAGTTCGACAGCAGCGCCGGCAGCGTCAGTCAGGTCCGGGGCTGCGCCCAGCTCCTGGCCCGCTGGGCCAAAGCCACCGGCACCCCTCTGGTGCTTGTGGGACATGTCACCAAGGACGGCACCCTGGCGGGTCCCAAGGTCCTGGAGCACCTTGTGGACACGGTGCTGGCCTTCGAAGGGGACCGCCACCACCACCACCGCCTCCTCCGGGCCCTCAAGAACCGATTCGGCGCGGCTTTCGAGCTGGGGGTCTTTGCCATGACCGAACGGGGGCTGGTGGCCGCAGAGGGCAATCCCTTCTTCCTGGAGACCGAGCCTCGCCCGGGCTGCGCCGCCACCGTGGTTCTCAACGGCACGCGCCCTGTGGTGGTGGAGATCCAGGCCCTGGTGGCCTCCGCCGGCCTGGGCATTCCGCGCCGGACAGCCCTCGGCATCGACGGGCAGCGCCTCTCCATGCTCTGCGCAGTGGCGGAACGCCGGGGAGGCGTGCAACTTCACGATCGGGATGTCTATGTCAATGTGGCCGGAGGCCTGGAGGTGGAGGATCCGGCGGCGGACCTGGCGGTGGTGGCGGCCCTGGTCAGCAGTGCCACCAGCCGCCTGCTGGCAGACCGCTGCCTCTTCCTGGGCGAGGTGGGGCTCACCGGCGAGGTGAGGCCCGTGGCCCAGCTGCCCCTGCGCCTCCAGGAGGGACGCCGCCTGGGCTTCGGGCGGGCCGCGGTGCCGCGGATGTCCCTGGAGCCCGGTACCGGCGCCGGCCTGGAGCTCTTCCCAGAGAAGGGACTGGAGCGCATCCGCAACAAGCCCTGGCTCCTGGCCAGAGCCGAGCAGACCGAAGACTAG
- a CDS encoding DUF1732 domain-containing protein: MRSMTAYAELHCPLALGQLRLSIRSVNHKALELSVRLPPALHPLEMGIRAAVRAVANRGKVDLTVEVQDEPGLEPQINRPLLRSVAKTWQEDAEWLNLPALTAEAFFRLPGAWLPPSSDLAERLESAVMSGLEELLATWNEARTREAERLKPFFEEGLERLGTLRSTLEQEAGAQAAELPELYRQRLDQILQDARLQGQLPAERLIAEAGALAERQDIREELVRLQAHLEDFAQRLRKGSLAGKALDVWSQEVLREINTCGSKCKRLAMTRAVMEAKGVLEQLREQGANLE, from the coding sequence ATGCGATCCATGACCGCCTATGCCGAACTTCACTGCCCCCTGGCCCTGGGGCAGCTGCGCCTCTCCATCCGGAGCGTGAACCACAAGGCCCTGGAACTCTCCGTGCGCCTCCCCCCCGCCCTGCACCCCCTGGAGATGGGCATCCGGGCTGCGGTCCGTGCCGTCGCCAACAGGGGCAAGGTGGACCTCACGGTGGAGGTCCAGGATGAGCCGGGTCTGGAGCCCCAGATCAACCGGCCCCTCCTCCGCTCCGTGGCCAAGACCTGGCAGGAGGACGCCGAGTGGCTCAATCTGCCGGCTCTGACAGCCGAGGCCTTCTTCAGGCTCCCGGGGGCCTGGCTCCCCCCCTCCTCCGACTTGGCGGAGCGTCTGGAGAGCGCGGTGATGTCTGGACTTGAGGAGCTGCTGGCCACCTGGAACGAAGCCCGCACCCGGGAGGCGGAACGCCTGAAGCCCTTCTTTGAAGAGGGTCTGGAGCGCCTGGGCACGCTCCGCAGCACCCTGGAACAGGAGGCCGGGGCCCAGGCAGCCGAGCTGCCGGAGCTCTACCGCCAGCGCCTGGACCAGATTCTCCAGGATGCGCGGCTGCAGGGCCAGCTCCCCGCGGAACGCCTCATCGCCGAGGCGGGCGCCCTGGCGGAGCGCCAGGATATCCGGGAGGAACTGGTCAGGCTCCAGGCCCACCTGGAGGACTTCGCCCAGCGCCTCCGGAAGGGGAGCCTGGCCGGGAAGGCCCTCGACGTCTGGTCCCAGGAGGTGCTGCGTGAGATCAACACCTGCGGGAGCAAGTGCAAGCGCCTGGCCATGACCCGGGCGGTGATGGAGGCCAAGGGCGTCCTGGAGCAACTCCGGGAACAGGGCGCCAATCTGGAGTAG